In SAR202 cluster bacterium, the sequence CATGTAGGCGCTTTTTTATTTAGTTTTTCTATAGATGTAATGCCTTTATCTTTAATACCACAAGGTACAATGTAATTATACCAAGACAAATCAGGTGAAAGATTTATACTACAACCATGAAGAGATATTCCATTACTAATCTTTACGCCGATTGCAGCAATTTTGTTATCACCTACCCATACGCCAGTCAATCCTTCGATACAATTGGAATTTATATTAAATTCGTATAAAGACTCGATAATGCATTGTTCCAGCATTCTTACGTATTGAATAGGACCTTTAAGGCGCCTAATAGAAATAATTGGGTAAACAACTAGTTGGCCAGGTCCATGGAAAGTTATTTCACCACCACGATCAGTTTCAATAATGTCAGCTCCCATAGTTTGTAATAACGATGGGGTTTCTAAGAAATCTTCTTCTTTACTTCTGCGTCCTTTAGTAAATACAGGGCGGTGTTCTAAAAAAAGAAGTTGATCATTGATTTGATTATTGGCACGTTGCTGATGTAATGATTTTTGTAAAGATAAAGCGGTATTATAATCCAAAGTACCAAGCCATTTTGTATCACAAACTGATGTATTCATACTCTAATTATAAACTAGATTAATAAATTATGGTGTCTTCTCCAAGTTTTTGAAGACCATCTCGTACATCTCTCATAAAATTGCCACTTTCAGCACCATCAACAACTCTGTGGTCAAATGACATACAAACATTCATCATATCTCTAATTGACATAGCACCGTCTTTGTTAACAACAACTCGTTTTACAATCGCTTCTGTTGTTAATATACCTACTTGTGGTGGGTTTACCAATGGTTGTGAAACTATAGAGCCTAAGGCTCCAGTATTATTCACAGTAAAGGTGCCACCTTGAACATCATCGAGAGTTAATTTATTTTCTAAAGCTCTATCAATAAGATTTTTAAGATACTTAGCTAATCCTGCAATACTCATAGTATCAGCATTATGGATAACAGGTACAACAAGTCCGTGAGGTGCAGCCATAGCTATACCTAAATTTATGCGATTTTTAATAATAATTTTATCTCCCCCCCATGAAGAATTTAAAAGAGGGTTTGATTTTAATGCATCAGCTACAACTTTAATGACAAATGGAAGGTAAGTTATATCTACACCTTCTTTTTGAATAAATTGTTGGCGAATATTTTTTCTGAGTATTACTAAATTAGTCACATCTACTTCGTGATAACTCCATGCTTGAGGAATTTCATTACTCTTAATCATATTTTCAGCAATGATTCGTCTGAGCGGTGTTAGTTTTAGTACAGTTTCATCTTCTTGAGCATTAAGAACAACCGGAGTTGGTTTTTCAATTGTTGTTGGTTCAATTATATCTGCTGACGGATTGAAATTGATAACATCTTCTTTAGTAACTCTACCTCCTAAACCAGTGCCTTTAACTTGAGATAAGTCTATATTTTTTTCAGCAGCTAATTTTCTTACCACTGGTGAATATCTCACTTTTGTAGATTTATCATTATTATTCTCATGGGTTTGTGTTTCTGTAACTCCCAATTTAGACAGTAATTCTGGAGGTATTTCT encodes:
- the lipB gene encoding lipoyl(octanoyl) transferase LipB, whose translation is MNTSVCDTKWLGTLDYNTALSLQKSLHQQRANNQINDQLLFLEHRPVFTKGRRSKEEDFLETPSLLQTMGADIIETDRGGEITFHGPGQLVVYPIISIRRLKGPIQYVRMLEQCIIESLYEFNINSNCIEGLTGVWVGDNKIAAIGVKISNGISLHGCSINLSPDLSWYNYIVPCGIKDKGITSIEKLNKKAPTCLEFAEIFMKKFQTIFLFDSFNKILTNNPI
- a CDS encoding 2-oxo acid dehydrogenase subunit E2, producing the protein MSIQIELPHVGESVTEGVIGKWLKNIGDTVEKYEPLLEVVTDKVNMEVPSPYNGVLTAILVDEGAVVPMGTPIAEMDAEGVDGGEVSNQPEIKEETTEISPPASSAGVFLKDVKPVGPTGSGEEPEIPPELLSKLGVTETQTHENNNDKSTKVRYSPVVRKLAAEKNIDLSQVKGTGLGGRVTKEDVINFNPSADIIEPTTIEKPTPVVLNAQEDETVLKLTPLRRIIAENMIKSNEIPQAWSYHEVDVTNLVILRKNIRQQFIQKEGVDITYLPFVIKVVADALKSNPLLNSSWGGDKIIIKNRINLGIAMAAPHGLVVPVIHNADTMSIAGLAKYLKNLIDRALENKLTLDDVQGGTFTVNNTGALGSIVSQPLVNPPQVGILTTEAIVKRVVVNKDGAMSIRDMMNVCMSFDHRVVDGAESGNFMRDVRDGLQKLGEDTIIY